The nucleotide sequence TCCGAAGAAATCCCCGCGCGGATGCAAAGCCGTGCGGCGGATGATCTGCGCAAGCTGGTGACGGATGGTTTGGTTGAGGCGGGGTTGACCTATGCAGGCGCCGCCGCCTTTTCGACGCCGCGCCGTTTGGCGCTGTCGATTGAGGGGCTGACGGCAGAAAGCAAAGCCGTACGCGAAGAACGCAAGGGGCCGAAAGTCGGCGCGCCGGATAAGGCCATCGAAGGGTTCCTGCGCGGTGCTGGTGTAGCCCGCGAAGACCTTGAAGTGCGCGATGACAAAAAGGGCCAAGTCTACTTTGCGGTGATCGAAAAGCCCGGGCGCATGGCGGCGGATATCATCGCCGAAGTGCTGGAAAAAGCGATCCGGAGTTTCCCTTGGCCCAAGTCGATGCGGTGGGGTAATGGTCCGCTGAAATGGGTGCGCCCACTGCATTCCATCCTGTGTATTCTGAGTGATGAGGCTGGGGCCGAGGTGGTGCCGCTGGATGTAGATGGTATTACATCAGGGAACACCACGCGAGGGCATCGTTTCCTCGCGCCCGCTGCATTTTCCGTCACAAATTTCGATGACTACGAGGCAAAGCTCAAGCGCGCTAATGTTGTCTTGCGTTCCGACGAGCGGGCCGAGGCGATCTGGCATGATGCAACCCATCAGGCCTTTGCGCTGGGTCTTGAGGTGGTTGAAGATCGCGGTTTGCTGGCCGAGGTCGCAGGACTGGTGGAATGGCCTGTCGTGTTGCTGGGCCAGATTGATGATGACTTCCTAGGCCTGCCGCCCGAGGTGCTGCAAACCTCAATGAAAGAGCACCAGAAATTCTTCTCTGTGCGCAACCCCAAGACCGGGCGGATCGAACGTTTTGTGACTGTGGCCAACATGGAAACCGCCGACAATGGGGCGACCATTCTGGCCGGGAACCAAAAGGTGCTGTCGGCGCGTTTGGCGGATGCGAAGTTCTTTTGGGAAAACGATCTGCGCACGGTCGAACGTGAGGGGATGAAGGCGTGGACCGATCAACTGTCCAACGTCACCTTCCACGCCAAGCTGGGCTCACAAGCCGAGCGGATTGAACGGATCGCAGCGCTGGCCCGCGAAATCGCACCCCATGTGGGCGCCAAGCCCGATCTGGCGGAAGAGGCAGCAAGGATCGCCAAGGCTGACCTAGCCTCGGAGATGGTCTATGAGTTCCCGGAATTGCAGGGGATCATGGGCCGTTATTACGCACAAGCGGCGGGGCATGACGATGGTGTGCCGGAGGCCTGTGAAGAACACTATTCGCCACTGGGGCCATCGGATGATGTGCCAAGCGCGCCGGTGTCCGTCGCTGTGGCGCTCGCCGATAAGATCGACACGCTGACTGGGTTCTGGGCGATTGAGGAAACACCGACTGGTTCAAAAGATCCCTTCGCCTTAAGACGCTCAGCGCTTGGTGTTATTCGGTTGATTTTGCAGAACAAGTTATCAATTCATCTAGAGTCTTTGTCCGCTGCTCCATTGAGTGCGCATCTGGATCGACGTTTCGAAGATGAAGTGCGAGAAGCACTTTCAAGCGATGAGCACTATCCGCAAGTACTACGCTCTCTAATGACCGACGAAGAAAAAGGTGAAATCGCCGACATAGAGCGGCAACTCGAAAGTTCTGCAGAACAGGTCATACAAGCCACCACTCAATATTATGAAATTATGGAGAGGGCGATGGGGCGTTATCTCCTCTCCTTCTTCCACGACCGCCTCAAAGTCTTCCTCAAAGACAAAGGCATCCGCCACGACATCATCGACGCCTGTATCGCCATGCCGGGCAATGATGATCTGACGTTGCTGGTCAAACGGGCCGAGGCTTTGGCTGAAACGCTCGCCACTGACGACGGCGAGAACCTGATCCAAGGCTTCAAGCGCGCCAATAACATTCTGACCCAAGCCGAGGAAAAGGATGGGGTGGAATACTCCTATGGGGCTGACATCAAATTCGCCGAAGACGCCGCCGAAAAGGCGCTTTTTGCGGCCCTTGATGCTGCAGATGCAAAGATTGCGCCAGCCATGGAAGTCGAGGATTTCAGCACCGCGATGACTGCTATGGCGGCACTGCGCGGGCCGATTGATGCATTTTTCACCGATGTGCAAGTCAACGCCGATAGTGAAATCCTGCGCCGCAACCGTCTTAACCTGCTGTCTCGTATCAGAAATATCTGTCTCAGCGTCGCTGATCTGAACAAAATCGAAGGCTAGGCGGAAAAACCGTAAACGCAGGTGTACAGATCGCCGTTTAGTCTTCTATGCTGCACCTGAACAATGATCGGTGCCGCAGTGCAGCAACAGACCATATACGGGCCTTTGACGCTCATCACATCGACCGCAGCCATGTCAGCTGCGGTGCATGGCGGGCGTGCGAAGTGCTTGCAGCGATTGGTGCGTCTGGATTTGCCGGTGCCATTGACCATGGCGTTGTCTTTCGATGCAGTTCATGAAGCGGCAATCGGGAACCTGCCAGATATGCAGGCACTGTTGGCCCCGTTCGGTGATGCGCCGCTGCTGTCTGTGCGCCCCTCCAGTCAGGACCCGGATTGGGGCGGGCCAAGCGCGATCCTGAATGTTGGCATGAATGATGCCCGTCTGGCCGAGTTGACCCAGCGGATCGGGGCCGAGGCGGCA is from Yoonia sp. GPGPB17 and encodes:
- the glyS gene encoding glycine--tRNA ligase subunit beta, with product MPDLLIELFSEEIPARMQSRAADDLRKLVTDGLVEAGLTYAGAAAFSTPRRLALSIEGLTAESKAVREERKGPKVGAPDKAIEGFLRGAGVAREDLEVRDDKKGQVYFAVIEKPGRMAADIIAEVLEKAIRSFPWPKSMRWGNGPLKWVRPLHSILCILSDEAGAEVVPLDVDGITSGNTTRGHRFLAPAAFSVTNFDDYEAKLKRANVVLRSDERAEAIWHDATHQAFALGLEVVEDRGLLAEVAGLVEWPVVLLGQIDDDFLGLPPEVLQTSMKEHQKFFSVRNPKTGRIERFVTVANMETADNGATILAGNQKVLSARLADAKFFWENDLRTVEREGMKAWTDQLSNVTFHAKLGSQAERIERIAALAREIAPHVGAKPDLAEEAARIAKADLASEMVYEFPELQGIMGRYYAQAAGHDDGVPEACEEHYSPLGPSDDVPSAPVSVAVALADKIDTLTGFWAIEETPTGSKDPFALRRSALGVIRLILQNKLSIHLESLSAAPLSAHLDRRFEDEVREALSSDEHYPQVLRSLMTDEEKGEIADIERQLESSAEQVIQATTQYYEIMERAMGRYLLSFFHDRLKVFLKDKGIRHDIIDACIAMPGNDDLTLLVKRAEALAETLATDDGENLIQGFKRANNILTQAEEKDGVEYSYGADIKFAEDAAEKALFAALDAADAKIAPAMEVEDFSTAMTAMAALRGPIDAFFTDVQVNADSEILRRNRLNLLSRIRNICLSVADLNKIEG